The segment TACTTTCCATCATGTATAAAATAGACATTTAGTGATCCTGATTCCAATATACTAATTGAACTGTAGTTAGCTTCTTTACCAcattgtttattatttatttatttattttaaatgaaatcaGATTGGATGCGGATTGGGGCTTTTTTCATGGATTCTTCCGTAGTACTCCTATCAGAACGGCTGGGCTCTCAAGTGAAAATTCCAAAACAGGATTCAACGGATAATACATTGGAGTCCGGTTGTTGTGTCTTGCACAATGTTAAAACTGGGATCTGGATAGCCGGTATCAAGCTTGCTAAAtgtttttatcattttctttcaatggTTGTCATAACTTGATACTCTATTAACCTTTTCTTAAGtgaattatattctaaatggACTAATGTGACAGATCTACAACTTGTTCGTTGTCCCGTTTGCGACCTGAATACATGTGATGGTAGGTATCCCTAGTAACCATTCTGTATCCCACTAAAATGTAGGAACCTCTTTTTATTTCGATTGTTGCAAGATCTTAGCCTGCAGTTGTATCATTTTGGTAATTGGTATGCCATActgtgtttaaaaatattgggGAATTCATAGGCTTATTTTCTTCCGAATTTCAttgaaaattagtttaatCTTGTTTCCAATACCTTAGGAAAGTGGAAGATACTGGGAGCACATACTCCTAATCAGCTGCTAATCAACCTTAGTTCAGTTTTTTTAGTAAGGGTTTTAACACatccaaacaaaaattcattCTACACGCATCGTCCAGAACCTAACCTGAAAATAGAATTTGTATTTCAAAATTGTAAGCAGTGGATGTATAGCTTCAGAAAGTTATCTACAATTTATTGGCTTTTGCTGATCTTGCTACTACTATTATGTAGGAACAATGCAAACGTTGGATGCCAGGCACATAGAGCTGTTCCTGAACGAAGGTTACCAAGATGGTAGTTGGGAATATCAGATTTTAGGTTCTCATGATATCAGGAAGCCTACAGAGTCAGCTTCAGGGGCCATTTTTGATGTAAAGCATTTGAAAGACTCTTCAACCTCAGGTATAGCACAGTCTTTCTATACTGAAATATTACCGTCTTATTATTATTGCTAGGTGCTTCTGAAAATGATTCCTGTAACATCTTTCCTACTCctaagtttaattatttaggaTCTGTCCaggaaaagtaattttaatataatactAGATTACTCGTGAAATTCTTGAATTATTTATCCTTTTTGAAGAAAGTACTGCGCACTGCGCAAATTATATGCCATGGAAGgatgctttttttctttctttatctaaaaattatactcgTATAGTGCAACCTGTTTCAGCATTTGCTTAGAAGATACTAAATTTCTATATTTAGGCTACGCCTAATGATTTAACATGTTACAAATACAACACAAGATCTGAGTTCAAATTATTGCAACATCCGTTAAGTTTGTAGACGTTGAATGTTGTTATATGACATACTTCTACGTCCAGAAAATATTGAGTTACTTCAGGAGAttcaattatgaaaatttatggtGAAATTTGTCCCAAATGAATTGACAGGAATATTGGATCTAAAGTCATGGACAGGCAGTCGAACTGATTGGCAGCCAAAGGCAATGATTACTCTCAACGCAGTTGCCGTAAATACCTATTTACAAGACAATGAAGGTAAATCGCCTCCagttttatatgatattttaattggTGAGAAGTacttttcattgttttaaaagcATTTTCTAGAATTTTCAGTCTTTAGTCGACTCGATAGAAAGACCTTTACAAGTAATTAATTAGCATTATGCTAAATATGCATGTAGAAAAAgttttttacttcaaaataCTTGAAATAAGTGATTTTACCTCAATCATCTTGGTTAAACATGTAGATCACCGCGAAATGGGTGAGCTTCAATCGAAAGAGAAAAGTACTTTTAATCgatatgaaaaaaattgttattagCGACATGGAAAGCATTCCTAACTTGTCAATGCCTCCCTTAGTTGGTAACATTGGCGTAGTCTAGTGTTTGATTGAGAATGAGGTGTGATTTTGTAATGACGCATGCAGGAGTTCACGTGAAATACCAGGCCATGAAAGCCGGAGCAAACGGAGAGGTGGTTTCTATCAGAATCTCTCAGCAGCTACTTTAGTTCCTTCTTCAAATGCCCTTCTTTTATTATTCCTTCTTGTAACCCCCTGGAGGTCAACCCCAACCTTTCTCTACTCACTATACTTTGCGCCAAAGAAGTGTAATTCCCCAACAAAACAAATCACCAATTTCTATAAATACTTTTCCAGAGGAAGTGTAACCTTTCGTTAACAAGTTATGTTTAAAAACAGTTctctactttttaaaatagaagtTTTTGTATGTTAAAAAACTTTGTGAgaagcttaaaaaaaatatttctttttcttgcatGATTTGTTAAGTTTATTGTTcgtatataataataaattatctttaaagCATAATTTGATTacgtttttattattattattattactatgtCGTCtttagtaatttaaattatctttattattattattattaacttaaattgatgttcaaatttcattaaaagaaaagaagaagaaaatcatgcCATTAATATTTACAATTTGATCTTTAGCATAAATAAAAGTTGTatacaaatatttacaaatttccCATTAATAACTCcaatacaaaaaacaaaaaaggccATTTTAGCTTATTATAACTATCAAAATTGTTTTCTGTACTGGtaaaagattgaaaagaaaatgcattAAGATGTCACCCTAATATCGCAACATCTTAAGGCAGAGAAGCTCGTTGAGAATAGTAAAAAGTTGTCACTTTCTGGCGAGGAGCTTCTTTGGAAGCTTGTCCAGAGGGGTAGATTTGAGCAAGAAAAGCCTGGCTGCCCTCTCTTGCAAAGTACCTCCACACTTTAACCCACGTGCTTGCAGTTCTGCCTTCAGCCTTTCCAAACCAACAACCTGGGTTACAACAAAGGGCAATAATATGAGAGCAGGCTTAAACTAATTAGAGTTTCCATCACTTTCTGTTCATGTTTTAACATGAACAAACAATCATGATTAGTTACAAGTCCTTCAGGCTTCTAAACTTGGGGCGTATCTAAGGAAAAGATTATAAGCAAGTATAATTCACGAGGAGGCTCAGTCCCTaagggggggtggacacgacaaagggggtggattggagggtctcacatcaattggagaagggaatgagtgctagcaaggacattGGCCGAAGtggggtgaattgtgaaatcctacatcgattgggaaggagaatgacgcattctttacaagagtgtgaaaacctctccctaatagacgcgttttaaaaatcttgcgggaaagcctaaagaggacaatatctgctagtagtggacttggactgttaatCATGAACTTTCTTCGACTGGTTAAGGTCTACTTGGttagaacataaaattttGGCCTCTCATGAGATTTTCTGAATTTACCCATGTGTGACGGTAGTGTCGTGTCATACACAAGATTATATTAGCAACAAACAACGAGCAGAAGTTCAGAAATAAAACGATGCAACCTCctagaagaagaataaatgagaaagaacTTTGATATTAAAGTTATTGTGAATTAAGAAAGATAATCATAGGACTTCTTGAGCGTACCTCCATTTCAGCAGCAGAATTAAAGTCACCAAAATTCAGAGGTGTTTCTGAACTGCTTGTAGTTGCATTTGTTTCCTCATGGTCGCTCAACTTAGACACTGGAGAGCCATTTGGTTCAGGAAGCGTGGACAAATCTTCAATAATTTGACCATTTGGATGTGAAATATGTTGAGGAATAGCAGCTACATTTTCCAAGTTGGCGATTTCAACCTCGTGAGCATCCTGTTTAACAACCTCGTCTTCTTGATGGGCAGAAACAGCAACAGCCTCTGAACAAGATACGATTGTGCCCCGAGTATTCTGATAATTCATTTCAACCACATCAACCTGTTCATGAAAAGCTTTCTCAGTAGAGCTTCCAACTAATTCCAGGGTTTCCTGCATTGCCAAGTCCTTTTCTTCCTCGGAACCACTTTCACATGAGGATCCACCAGAACAAACCCCACGTTTACCGAAGTTAACAGAGTCTGAGCTCCCTTCAGTGTCCTTATTTAAATCGGATTGACAACCAACGTTCAAGACGACAGATTTCTCGCTTTCCCCTTCATTTTCAGTGTCATCCTCGTCCGAATCATCACTGTCACTTTCACCCATTTTCCTCTTCCCCATCCTagcaaacaaataattatttgcacaaagctaaaaagaaaatgctcAGTTAATATATAGGGAATAAATACATTTCAATCTCCAGGTTCTAAATAATTCTTCAATAGATGGCTAATAGAAGAAAGTGGTGATGAGttaactgtgagatcccacgtcggttaaggaggagaacaaaacaatctttgtaagggtgtggaaacctctccctagcagaaggattttaaaaaccttaagggagagggaaaacccaaagaggacaatatctactagcggtgggtttgggatgTTACATGTAGATTTAGTAAACGTTTACATGCTCTCAATGTTAAACGGCTGAGATCCCCAAACAAAAGTTTTCTAGGGAAACGTTTTAAAGATCACTCGATTGGGTGGTTACTCAATGGAGGCCGTTTATTCGGGTAAGTTTCAAGGGTCCATATGAGAATTTGATTCCATCTTCTTTAGAGTTCCTAGTGGAGTTTCCAGCCAGATTTTCCCTTGGTGGCTTAATGGTGAAAATGTTCTTTGTTGGTTATATCCATCTTCCACTTCTTAATTGATAGGCTACCTTCTAATAATGAccactttcttttatttgtagCTGTGTTTGAGGTTTGAATATTCATCTAATGCTGATTGTTGAAAGATCTCACTAAGGATTAAACAGAAAAACTCATCAACTTCATAAAAACAAACTTAACATCAAAATACTTCCACATCTTAAAGCTGTAAAATTCATTCTCCTATGGGTTCATCAACATACAAAGCTATCTTTCTAATATAACAGGGTTTCTAGTATCTATGGAATGGTCTCATGGATTGATCATTTGAAGAAGCCACTCCAATACAACAGATAATTTGATCAGAAACATTACTTTTGAAGGTGAAACAGCTGATTTGTAATGCTAATAAACACATAAATTAACACATCAAAGAAGAGGAATGGGTAAGAAACTAACCAGATCTTCAGCTTTTTGGCATCCCCACCATTGGCCATCAAACCACCCTTCCTTTTGCCCTTCATCACCGCATCTCTCACGGATTCCACAACCTCAGCCACACAACGAGCAGATTCCTCCCGATACTTCTCTACGTACTTTTGCGCCGCGGAATCACCCACCCCCTTCTTCCCGAccttccctttcttcttcagaAACTCCTCAGCCACCGTCTCCAACctcctctcctcctcctccgccttcCACTCCTCCAATCGCTTCTCAGCATTCACATGCCTCAACCTTCTCCCTCTCATATCCCTACACGCATCGAAATTATTTGTCTTCTTCTGCCCTGCTTTCGTCGCCGCCCCACGCAGCAACGATCCGAACCCTCCCTTGCCTCCCACGAGTCGAAGCAGAAGATGAATAGTCGGAAATTTTCCCGAAGGCTCACCGGAACATGATACAACCGAATCATCCTCGATCGGACGGACTCCGGTGACAAGACGCTGGTGATTTGGGGGAATTCCAGTGCTCTGGTAGAGACTGTGCTTGAGGGCATGGCCGTATACAGAAGgggaattaaatttcaaagctAGGGTTTTCCCATCTAACAGCCTCACGAAGAGATTGAAAATCTCGACATTTTGACGCCTGGATATGTCGGCACCCGTCGCCTCCATTGACGTAGAGCTTCGAGTTTCGAATTTCAGTTTTCCATTTAAGCCGTCGCTTCGAGTTTCGATATCATTATCTCTCATCCATAATAAGacatacaatatattttcttttacaaaattgaaattttgggtttaaatataattatttattatttaatttcttaaaataaaatgttttattaaataacatatacaaataaaattgatttatatttttctaatacaaattttaatttaattttgttagttGATGtaatttatcttaattatttattatttctaatattaactaaatcattaaatatagaataaactaggaataaaaaaaatgaaatttgttatggaatattatttagttaaaaatacttttcaaGTTTGCTATAAATACATGGCTTTACATAGCTTCACGATCttcacatttaaaaatttgtaacatTTAATTAACCACAGTATAGAtataacctaaagtaaatatatataaatataacctaaagtaaataaaataaaactctaaattataatccacccaaaatttataacaatcaaacttgatTCTTCATTGGCATgcattgaaacatctttttgataattttgacaacaatTTCTTCGTATCTTCCTTAAAtttatattgcatgattgatgtttgggttcatataaatttttctcatattttagGTTGACAatataattcttaataaaatcaaacaaagatcTAATGTTTCTGCTATGTAAATGAACCATTCATTTTGTTCGTGAAGACTATTGCCACACATCAACGTGGGCCCCTCCAACATGCTTTGTTCTTGATCATATACTTCCTAGAAAAATTCTCTAAAACACGTCTCTTCTCCTTGCTCGGATAAATAATTCCATTAGACCCACCATTTTCATCATCCCAAATTCTCCCATCAATTTggagaataagaagaagaaataaaggagaagaagagaaagagattcaaatcacttaCTGTCAACTTCAAAACCAAACTTCAGCGAGTAGGATTAAACGAACATCAACTTAGAAATTTTAGTGACTTATGCTTAAGCTAACTAAGTAAGTAGTTTTGTTGTTGGAATGTTTTCGGGCTTGATTGGATGATTTGTGTGATGTATGAATGACATGTACCTTGTGGTCCACTTACATGTCATTTTCTattgttatgatatgttatgctatgACTATGTGATGTTTATTATGAGTATCTGATGATACGAATATAATGTGATTAATGTATTTTCAGTATGTTATGGCAGGTATGTTATAATACCATATTCATGTTATGCCTATGAGATATCATGGAGTAAGGTAtgataatagtgaaaatgataCCATGCATGTCTCCTATAaaagttatgttatgaaaagaatgaaagtATGATATGCATCATAATCATGTACTATGTTTTTGAACTATGGGACTttatgcatgttgtatgtcacGAGCATGGGATATTTTTCTAGTATGTTttgtacggacgcgtacaccATGGTATGATACACACTTGATTTCCGACAACGTGGGCGTGCGCTAGTCCTAGTCAAGCCTAAGGGGTACGCAAGCCCGCCTAGTGGATTCATGTCTGCATGTATGAAccatgtgtagagaagtactacacatccaaccctctccaaaagagaaaatagagCTTAAGGAACAATCACGAAAAGATAGGTCTTACCATGAATGCATCTGATTGCATTTTCTAATCTCAATAGTGGGACTACTtcctgagtatttttaaatactaatttttcaCGTAAATGTAAGATATCCATGCAAGGAAGAGGACGTTACACTAtctatttattactatttttcaaattttacatAAATTTGTGAGCGTGTAAGTCCATGACACTGTTatagtaaattattttaaatgagttTCCACAAAGCAGTTTCCACACTTTGTAGTTAAGACATGCATGTAGTGAcgacattattttttaatagaaaagtaGGGTCGTTCCATATGGTCTTAGTTCATTCACGTAACCCTCGTTTGGTTTGCTAGAGGAATTCCAAGCAGGCACATAATTCCCTAAAACCTGCCTTGACTAACTTTATGACACAAACCcccaaaaaattatattaataaaagctAAAAAGGTAACACAATCAACATTTTGGAGCTTTGGATTCCCATAAAGTCCAAAACAAACCAACTGATACTCCCTTTGCTTCTTGACCAATTCACTGTTAACGAGCGTGGCATAGGATGCTCTCCGCTTCCCAGACACGATCGTCTCATTGCAGTCCGAACGAAAGACGGGAACCCAAAGCCTTCTTTCGGTTCCCCGTCTTTCGTCGAATACATGaatcaatcaaattcttcaCCTATTATAACAAACTACTTACAGACTCCAAACATATATAATGTTGTTAGACATGGATATGATGTTACTGATGCAACTTTGTACCGTCTCTGGAACGCTTGTTACCGAGTTAAACGGACGACTTGACCGTGCTGGAACATGAATGTCGTTTTCCCATCCTTCTTATCGAATCACACAACTTACAAACTTGCCATTGTTCTTGAGTGTTCCCTCGACGTGTTTTTCAAGCTTTGTCTAAGCGGTTAACTCGAAGACTTCGGATCAGAAGCTAATGCAGAAGAAGCTTGTGAAGGTCCAGATCCGACCGCCCATGTCGGTGTTGCTGTTGTACCTGTTACAATTTGCACATA is part of the Cucurbita pepo subsp. pepo cultivar mu-cu-16 chromosome LG12, ASM280686v2, whole genome shotgun sequence genome and harbors:
- the LOC111807054 gene encoding probable F-box protein At3g61730 — translated: MGKKLSIASARDRVVTRSQSIAMEREKISSSPNPVVAVEPEGMVKRMRRDIKPIHSCSSPRSTFLTAHSSASSSASSSACWYDADVWTEVAKFLDGRSLMMLAATSRWFYRLVMEDSIWKYVCLRDLQVPAPQHTAFKWIKLYVSAFDGSHSYIFRQQEKHLDWMRIGAFFMDSSVVLLSERLGSQVKIPKQDSTDNTLESGCCVLHNVKTGIWIADLQLVRCPVCDLNTCDGTMQTLDARHIELFLNEGYQDGSWEYQILGSHDIRKPTESASGAIFDVKHLKDSSTSGILDLKSWTGSRTDWQPKAMITLNAVAVNTYLQDNEGVHVKYQAMKAGANGEVVSIRISQQLL
- the LOC111807396 gene encoding replication stress response regulator SDE2-like, producing MEATGADISRRQNVEIFNLFVRLLDGKTLALKFNSPSVYGHALKHSLYQSTGIPPNHQRLVTGVRPIEDDSVVSCSGEPSGKFPTIHLLLRLVGGKGGFGSLLRGAATKAGQKKTNNFDACRDMRGRRLRHVNAEKRLEEWKAEEEERRLETVAEEFLKKKGKVGKKGVGDSAAQKYVEKYREESARCVAEVVESVRDAVMKGKRKGGLMANGGDAKKLKIWMGKRKMGESDSDDSDEDDTENEGESEKSVVLNVGCQSDLNKDTEGSSDSVNFGKRGVCSGGSSCESGSEEEKDLAMQETLELVGSSTEKAFHEQVDVVEMNYQNTRGTIVSCSEAVAVSAHQEDEVVKQDAHEVEIANLENVAAIPQHISHPNGQIIEDLSTLPEPNGSPVSKLSDHEETNATTSSSETPLNFGDFNSAAEMEVVGLERLKAELQARGLKCGGTLQERAARLFLLKSTPLDKLPKKLLARK